The following proteins come from a genomic window of Spongiibacter tropicus DSM 19543:
- a CDS encoding N-acetylmuramoyl-L-alanine amidase, translated as MKPTHIAALCITLLFAGFASAADVRDVRFWRAPDHSRVVFDLTAPVSHEVISLSGPDRLVVDISTAEMKAATDTLTFENSPIQRMRYAAKPDGKLRVVFDLSDAVQARSFFLAASAGQNDRLVVDFLDQQKENEPPKVVKSVSETPQRDVVIAIDAGHGGEDPGAIGPGKLREKDVVYKIAKKLQAKFQSKRGYQVVMIRDGDYYVGLAKRRDLARKAQADFFVSVHADAFTHPSANGSSVYALSQRGATSASARILARRENEADLVGGVSLSDKDHVLAGVLTDLSMTATLDASLSVGAQLLGEMGKISRLHSKRVEQAGFAVLKSPDIPSLLVETGFISNPGEARKLATSRYQNQMAQAIFEGIDRYFRESPPPDTYFAAVKRGTVAPSNDVREYIIASGDTLSGISARHNISVAELQRHNGLADSAIRVGQKIQIPPVQ; from the coding sequence ATGAAACCTACCCACATCGCTGCCCTGTGTATCACACTGCTGTTTGCCGGCTTCGCATCGGCCGCCGACGTGCGCGATGTGCGTTTCTGGCGTGCGCCGGATCACAGCCGTGTGGTGTTCGACCTCACCGCGCCGGTCAGTCATGAAGTCATTTCCCTGAGCGGCCCTGATCGCCTGGTAGTGGACATCTCCACTGCCGAAATGAAGGCGGCCACGGATACGCTGACCTTCGAGAACAGCCCCATTCAGCGCATGCGCTACGCGGCAAAGCCCGACGGCAAGCTGCGGGTCGTGTTTGATCTCAGTGATGCGGTTCAGGCACGCAGCTTTTTCCTCGCTGCGAGTGCGGGCCAGAACGACCGCTTGGTCGTGGATTTTCTTGACCAGCAGAAAGAAAACGAGCCACCCAAGGTGGTGAAAAGTGTCAGCGAAACGCCGCAGCGCGATGTGGTGATTGCCATCGACGCCGGTCACGGCGGCGAGGATCCCGGTGCCATTGGCCCCGGTAAGCTGCGTGAAAAGGATGTTGTTTATAAGATTGCTAAAAAACTGCAGGCCAAGTTCCAGAGCAAGCGCGGCTATCAAGTCGTGATGATTCGCGACGGCGACTATTACGTGGGGCTCGCCAAACGTCGCGATCTGGCTCGCAAGGCCCAAGCCGATTTCTTTGTGTCGGTGCATGCCGATGCCTTCACTCACCCCAGCGCCAATGGCAGCTCGGTGTATGCTCTGTCTCAACGTGGTGCCACGAGTGCCTCGGCGCGAATTCTGGCTCGCCGCGAGAACGAGGCTGACCTGGTGGGTGGTGTGAGCCTTTCTGATAAGGATCACGTGCTGGCCGGGGTGCTGACCGACCTGTCGATGACGGCCACACTGGATGCCAGTTTGAGTGTAGGGGCGCAACTGCTGGGTGAAATGGGCAAGATTTCCCGCCTGCACAGCAAGCGTGTTGAACAGGCGGGCTTTGCGGTACTCAAGTCGCCGGATATTCCCTCGCTGCTGGTCGAGACCGGGTTTATCTCTAACCCTGGAGAAGCCCGAAAGCTGGCAACGTCGCGCTATCAAAACCAGATGGCCCAGGCGATTTTTGAGGGCATCGATCGCTATTTCCGCGAAAGCCCGCCGCCAGATACCTACTTCGCCGCGGTTAAGCGTGGCACGGTGGCCCCGTCCAACGACGTGCGCGAATACATTATTGCCAGCGGCGATACCCTGTCGGGGATCAGTGCCCGTCACAACATCAGTGTTGCAGAGTTGCAGCGTCACAATGGCCTGGCGGACAGTGCAATCCGCGTCGGTCAGAAAATTCAGATTCCCCCGGTTCAATGA
- the tsaE gene encoding tRNA (adenosine(37)-N6)-threonylcarbamoyltransferase complex ATPase subunit type 1 TsaE, with amino-acid sequence MAYSLELADEAATVAAGEQLGAQLLPSTVLFLHGDLGAGKTTFCRGVLRAFGHTGAVKSPTYTLVEPYDMPEVSVYHFDLYRLGDPEELEYMGLRDYLNDRSICLIEWPERGAGILPAPDIQVNIRQQGHGRRLTLEANSERGQEIITKLKAL; translated from the coding sequence ATGGCCTACAGCCTTGAGCTGGCGGATGAGGCGGCGACGGTCGCGGCGGGAGAGCAGTTGGGTGCTCAGCTATTGCCATCAACGGTGCTGTTTCTGCACGGTGATCTCGGGGCCGGTAAAACCACCTTTTGTCGGGGAGTGTTACGTGCCTTCGGGCATACCGGCGCGGTAAAAAGTCCGACGTATACGCTGGTGGAACCCTATGACATGCCGGAGGTCAGTGTTTATCACTTTGATCTGTATCGGCTGGGTGATCCCGAAGAGCTGGAATACATGGGGCTGAGGGATTACCTCAATGACCGCAGTATCTGTCTGATTGAGTGGCCTGAGCGGGGGGCGGGAATTTTGCCAGCTCCCGATATACAGGTTAACATCCGCCAACAGGGACACGGTCGACGCCTGACGCTCGAGGCCAACAGCGAGCGCGGGCAAGAGATCATCACGAAATTAAAGGCGCTATGA
- a CDS encoding NAD(P)H-hydrate dehydratase: MNGILHGWRDEMDAVRATGPDPLALYRAQQSREMDRRAIDGGIPGFELMCHAGAAAFAQLQRRWPKARCVEVFCGGGNNGGDGYVIAALARQAGFSVQLWALSQNLKGDAALAADMARNAGVLAEPWQGQRPEADSVIVDALLGTGFSGPLREDYAQVITAINAASLPVLAIDVPSGLSADTGMHGGEAVRATLTVSFIAWKCGLFTGVAPEYCGELLLEDLGLASALFEEFPPAACRIDLDARLRSWGPRPLAAHKGHFGHVLVMGGDYGTAGAVILASSAAARCGAGLISCATHPEHLAAILAQRPEVMVHPLGASPELATQLARASVLVIGPGLGQSDWGQSLLTQALASDKPLVMDADALNLIAAQPDRYMKHCDAQPGRVRVMTPHPGEAARLLGCSVAALQADRFQSCRELARRYRAVVLLKGAGTLIDDGQRCWVNEGGNPGMASGGMGDVLSGIIAALLAQGLSASDACCMGAAVHARSADRAAQTGERGLLAMDVVEQLRGVMNGLQP, encoded by the coding sequence ATGAACGGTATTCTACATGGCTGGAGAGATGAAATGGATGCTGTGCGGGCAACCGGCCCTGATCCACTGGCGCTGTATCGGGCGCAGCAGTCGAGAGAAATGGATCGCCGTGCGATTGATGGCGGCATTCCTGGCTTTGAGTTGATGTGCCATGCCGGGGCAGCGGCGTTTGCGCAGTTGCAGCGACGTTGGCCGAAGGCGCGCTGTGTTGAGGTGTTTTGCGGTGGTGGCAACAACGGCGGCGACGGCTATGTCATTGCCGCGTTGGCACGGCAGGCGGGCTTTTCCGTGCAATTGTGGGCGCTCAGCCAGAATCTGAAAGGCGATGCGGCGCTGGCGGCTGATATGGCCCGCAATGCGGGGGTGCTCGCCGAGCCCTGGCAGGGGCAGAGGCCTGAGGCAGACTCAGTGATTGTCGACGCGCTGCTGGGCACCGGCTTCAGTGGTCCGCTGCGCGAGGACTATGCGCAGGTCATTACCGCGATTAACGCGGCCTCGTTGCCGGTGCTGGCGATTGATGTGCCCTCGGGGCTGAGTGCCGACACGGGAATGCACGGCGGTGAGGCGGTGCGAGCCACACTTACGGTGAGCTTTATCGCCTGGAAGTGTGGCCTGTTTACCGGCGTGGCACCGGAGTATTGCGGTGAGTTGCTGCTTGAAGATTTGGGGCTGGCATCGGCGTTGTTTGAGGAATTTCCGCCCGCTGCTTGCCGTATTGATCTGGATGCCCGGCTGCGTAGCTGGGGTCCCCGCCCGCTGGCGGCGCATAAAGGGCACTTTGGTCATGTGCTGGTGATGGGCGGCGATTACGGCACGGCAGGGGCGGTGATACTGGCCTCCAGTGCCGCGGCCCGTTGTGGCGCCGGGCTGATCTCCTGCGCCACGCATCCCGAGCATCTGGCGGCGATTCTTGCTCAGCGTCCCGAGGTGATGGTGCATCCGCTGGGGGCGTCGCCGGAGCTGGCGACGCAGTTGGCGAGGGCTTCTGTGTTGGTGATTGGGCCAGGACTGGGACAGAGTGACTGGGGGCAATCACTGCTGACCCAGGCGCTGGCTTCGGATAAACCGCTAGTGATGGATGCCGATGCCCTGAACCTGATCGCCGCCCAGCCCGACCGGTATATGAAACACTGTGACGCGCAGCCCGGCCGTGTGCGGGTGATGACGCCGCACCCCGGCGAAGCGGCGCGGTTGCTCGGTTGCAGTGTGGCAGCTCTGCAGGCTGACCGCTTTCAGTCTTGCCGGGAGCTGGCGCGGCGTTACCGCGCGGTGGTGCTGTTAAAAGGCGCGGGAACCCTTATTGACGACGGACAGCGATGCTGGGTGAATGAAGGTGGTAATCCGGGCATGGCCAGTGGTGGCATGGGGGATGTGCTCAGCGGTATTATCGCCGCGTTGCTGGCGCAGGGCCTGTCTGCCAGTGACGCCTGCTGCATGGGGGCTGCCGTGCACGCACGGTCAGCGGATCGCGCGGCCCAAACTGGCGAACGCGGCCTGCTGGCGATGGATGTAGTGGAACAACTTCGGGGAGTCATGAATGGCCTACAGCCTTGA
- the queG gene encoding tRNA epoxyqueuosine(34) reductase QueG, translating to MSEHATPDLTHLATEIKRWGQELGFAHIGIGTADNHPHAQRLNEWLEKGYHGEMGYMSAREALRADANALHEGTVRVISARMDYLAGGEDANTVLQSPQKAYISRYALGRDYHKLIRKRLSQLAQRIEQQAGGRHRAFVDSAPVLERGYAEQAGLGWIGKNSMLINSRAGSWFFLGEIYTSLPLPIDAPQETSHCGSCRACLDDCPTQAIVAPYQVDARRCISYLTIELHGPIPTELRSAMGNRVFGCDDCQLVCPWNKFAQPSTEGDFVPRHQLDNSELLSLFQWTETQFLERTAGSAIRRIGYPRWLRNLAVGLGNAHHDPAILKALQQRRTEVEEMVAEHIDWAIAQQQQKAALIGSDR from the coding sequence ATGAGCGAACACGCCACCCCCGACCTGACCCACCTCGCCACCGAGATCAAGCGGTGGGGACAGGAATTGGGCTTTGCCCATATCGGCATCGGCACCGCCGACAACCACCCCCATGCACAGCGACTTAACGAGTGGCTAGAGAAAGGCTATCACGGCGAAATGGGCTATATGTCGGCGCGCGAGGCACTGCGCGCCGATGCCAACGCCCTCCATGAAGGCACGGTTCGCGTGATCAGCGCCCGAATGGATTACCTGGCCGGCGGCGAAGACGCCAATACCGTGCTGCAATCGCCGCAGAAGGCGTATATCTCACGCTACGCGCTGGGCCGCGACTACCACAAGCTGATACGCAAGCGCCTGTCGCAGCTGGCCCAACGCATTGAGCAGCAGGCGGGCGGGCGGCACCGCGCCTTTGTTGACAGCGCGCCGGTGCTGGAGCGCGGCTACGCCGAGCAGGCAGGACTGGGCTGGATTGGCAAAAACAGCATGCTCATCAACAGCCGCGCCGGCTCCTGGTTTTTTCTTGGCGAGATATACACCAGCTTGCCACTCCCCATCGATGCCCCGCAGGAAACCAGCCACTGCGGCAGTTGCAGAGCCTGTCTGGATGATTGCCCCACGCAGGCTATTGTCGCCCCCTATCAGGTCGATGCGCGGCGCTGTATTTCCTATCTGACTATTGAGCTGCACGGCCCGATTCCTACCGAGCTGCGCAGCGCTATGGGCAATCGCGTGTTCGGCTGCGACGACTGCCAGCTTGTCTGCCCATGGAACAAGTTCGCACAACCCAGTACTGAAGGGGATTTTGTGCCCCGCCACCAGCTGGACAACAGCGAACTGCTCTCTCTGTTTCAGTGGACGGAAACGCAGTTCCTGGAGCGGACAGCCGGCTCAGCGATTCGGCGCATTGGCTACCCTCGCTGGCTGCGCAATCTCGCTGTCGGACTGGGGAATGCGCACCACGACCCGGCGATTCTTAAGGCGCTTCAACAACGTCGCACCGAGGTCGAGGAGATGGTCGCGGAACATATTGATTGGGCGATCGCACAGCAACAGCAAAAAGCGGCACTGATCGGCAGCGATCGCTGA
- the orn gene encoding oligoribonuclease, whose amino-acid sequence MSKATNLIWIDLEMTGLDTQSDHIIEIATVVTDADLNTLDEGPVLAIHQSDEVLAAMDEWNTTQHGQSGLVKRVKETCLTAEEAERLTLEFLYKHVDEGASPMCGNSICQDRRFLAREMPQLERYFHYRNLDVSSLKELARRWRPDILNGLKKNASHLALDDIRDSIAELRHYREHFLRLD is encoded by the coding sequence ATGTCCAAAGCTACAAATCTGATCTGGATTGACCTGGAAATGACCGGTCTGGATACCCAGAGCGACCATATTATTGAGATTGCCACGGTGGTGACCGATGCCGATCTCAACACCCTGGATGAGGGGCCGGTATTGGCGATTCACCAGTCCGATGAGGTGTTGGCGGCGATGGATGAATGGAATACCACCCAGCATGGGCAGTCTGGCTTGGTAAAACGGGTCAAAGAGACCTGCCTGACGGCGGAGGAAGCGGAGCGTCTGACGCTGGAATTTCTCTACAAACATGTGGACGAGGGGGCATCCCCGATGTGCGGCAACAGCATTTGTCAGGACCGCCGCTTTCTGGCGAGGGAGATGCCGCAGTTGGAGCGCTATTTCCATTACCGTAATCTGGATGTCAGCAGCCTGAAAGAGCTGGCCCGCCGCTGGCGACCGGATATTCTCAACGGCTTGAAAAAGAATGCCAGCCATCTGGCACTGGATGATATTCGCGACTCCATTGCCGAGCTTCGCCACTATCGCGAGCATTTCCTCCGCCTCGACTGA
- the rsgA gene encoding small ribosomal subunit biogenesis GTPase RsgA → MSKRRISRQQRWRIEKIQAERSARAQRRADDAESSLNEGELGPEQTGIVVSHFGQQLDVEGRDGEQQRCHVRSNIDGLVTGDRVIWRPGKPTGVVVAREPRQSLLQRPDNFNRLKPVAANIDLIVIVIAPEPLAHANLIDRYLVAAEHSDITPMLLLNKADLLDPERDATLLGMVERYRDIGYRLITASCKEDGGLSELKQLLDQHISAFVGQSGVGKSSLVNHLLPGTDTRVGALSEAHAKGRHTTTTARLYHFPEGGSLIDSPGIREFALWNLGPEEVLHGFVEFRPFIGHCRFRDCKHEQEPGCALREAVEQGDIHPERFASYQQIIDSIR, encoded by the coding sequence ATGAGTAAACGCCGAATCAGCCGCCAGCAGCGTTGGCGCATCGAAAAAATCCAGGCGGAGCGCAGCGCGCGGGCACAGCGCCGCGCCGATGACGCCGAGTCGTCGCTCAACGAGGGTGAGCTGGGGCCGGAACAGACCGGTATCGTCGTCAGCCATTTTGGCCAGCAGCTCGACGTTGAAGGCCGCGATGGCGAACAGCAGCGCTGCCATGTGCGCAGCAATATCGACGGACTGGTCACCGGCGACCGGGTGATCTGGCGACCCGGCAAACCCACCGGCGTGGTGGTTGCACGCGAGCCTCGCCAGTCACTGCTGCAGCGCCCGGACAACTTCAACAGACTGAAGCCAGTCGCCGCCAATATCGACCTGATTGTCATTGTGATCGCCCCGGAACCACTGGCCCACGCCAACCTGATTGATCGCTACCTGGTCGCGGCGGAGCACAGCGACATCACCCCGATGCTGCTGCTGAACAAGGCCGACCTGCTCGACCCAGAGCGCGATGCCACACTGCTGGGCATGGTAGAGCGCTATCGGGACATCGGTTACCGCCTGATCACCGCCTCCTGCAAAGAAGACGGCGGCTTGAGCGAGCTGAAGCAGCTTCTCGACCAGCACATCAGCGCCTTTGTCGGCCAGTCCGGCGTCGGCAAGTCCTCGCTGGTCAATCACCTGCTGCCGGGCACCGACACCCGTGTTGGCGCGCTGTCAGAAGCCCATGCCAAAGGACGCCACACCACCACGACCGCGCGGCTCTACCACTTCCCGGAGGGCGGCAGTCTGATTGACTCTCCCGGTATTCGCGAATTCGCACTGTGGAATCTCGGGCCGGAGGAAGTGCTGCACGGTTTTGTCGAGTTCCGCCCGTTTATCGGCCACTGCCGCTTCCGGGACTGCAAACACGAGCAGGAGCCGGGCTGCGCCCTGCGTGAAGCCGTTGAGCAGGGCGATATTCACCCCGAGCGCTTTGCCAGTTACCAGCAAATTATCGACAGCATTCGCTGA
- a CDS encoding sulfurtransferase, with the protein MSDLPLLIEAADLEQALDTPELLILDTSSRENYLRHHIPGALHIAPAELQRGEKPAVGKIPHEEQLQALFSRVGLHPDSHVLVYDDEGGGWAGRLIWTLDAIGHHRYSYLNGGLHAWLAGDHPVESGENTAEPSELEIHIDSTPIAEIEDFITLLDNRQLVIWDARSPEEYRGEKVLAQRGGHIPGAVNLDWLELMDKANNYRFKGLDSLKATLESLGITPDRSVITHCQTHHRSGLSYLLMKILGYPHIKGYHGSWGEWGNRSDTPIREGGEP; encoded by the coding sequence ATGAGCGACTTACCGCTACTGATTGAAGCCGCCGATCTTGAACAGGCACTGGACACACCGGAACTGCTGATTCTCGACACCAGCAGCCGGGAAAACTACCTGCGCCACCATATTCCGGGGGCCCTGCATATCGCCCCCGCCGAACTCCAGCGCGGTGAAAAACCCGCCGTTGGCAAAATTCCCCACGAGGAACAACTCCAGGCCCTGTTTTCACGAGTGGGCCTGCACCCGGACAGCCACGTACTGGTCTACGATGACGAAGGCGGCGGCTGGGCCGGGCGCCTGATCTGGACCCTCGACGCTATCGGTCACCACCGTTACTCTTACTTGAACGGCGGTCTTCACGCCTGGCTGGCGGGCGACCACCCGGTAGAAAGTGGCGAGAACACCGCCGAGCCCAGTGAGCTGGAGATCCATATCGACAGCACCCCCATCGCCGAGATCGAGGATTTCATCACGCTGCTGGACAACCGCCAGCTTGTCATCTGGGATGCTCGCTCCCCGGAAGAATACCGCGGCGAAAAAGTGCTGGCCCAACGTGGCGGCCACATCCCCGGCGCCGTCAATCTCGACTGGCTGGAACTGATGGACAAGGCCAATAACTATCGTTTCAAAGGCTTAGATAGTCTGAAGGCCACGCTGGAGTCGCTGGGCATTACCCCGGACCGCAGCGTGATTACCCACTGCCAGACCCACCACCGCTCTGGCCTGAGCTATTTGCTGATGAAAATTCTCGGTTACCCGCACATCAAGGGCTATCACGGCTCCTGGGGCGAGTGGGGCAACCGGAGCGACACACCCATTCGCGAGGGCGGCGAGCCCTGA
- the asd gene encoding archaetidylserine decarboxylase (Phosphatidylserine decarboxylase is synthesized as a single chain precursor. Generation of the pyruvoyl active site from a Ser is coupled to cleavage of a Gly-Ser bond between the larger (beta) and smaller (alpha chains). It is an integral membrane protein.) translates to MDTAFIILQYLLPQHLLSRLVGKLAECRLPWLKNLLIRRFITQYKVDMSEAVDSAPEAYANFNAFFTRALKDGARPIDDAPVVCPADGAISQLGEINRGRIFQAKGQDYSLQTLLGDDKALTAEFDGGSFATIYLSPRDYHRVHMPVDGTLRSMTYVPGKLFSVNTTTAENVRSLFARNERAICVFDTEFGPMAMILVGAMIVAGIETVWDGQIAPPPRQITTRNYPQDAPTLKKGEEMGRFKLGSTVILLFGKDKIDWLDKFEALTPTRLGEALAERD, encoded by the coding sequence TTGGATACCGCATTTATTATTCTGCAATACCTGTTACCCCAGCACCTGCTGTCGCGCCTGGTCGGCAAACTTGCCGAGTGTCGCCTGCCCTGGCTGAAAAACCTGTTGATCCGGCGCTTTATTACGCAGTACAAGGTCGACATGAGTGAAGCAGTGGACAGCGCACCGGAGGCCTACGCCAACTTCAACGCTTTTTTCACCCGGGCACTGAAAGACGGCGCCCGCCCCATCGACGACGCCCCGGTTGTCTGCCCTGCCGACGGCGCGATCAGCCAACTGGGAGAGATCAATCGCGGTCGGATTTTTCAGGCCAAAGGCCAGGATTACAGCCTGCAAACCCTGCTGGGTGACGACAAGGCCCTGACCGCCGAATTCGACGGCGGCAGCTTTGCCACGATCTACCTGTCCCCCCGCGACTACCATCGGGTTCATATGCCGGTAGACGGCACCCTGCGCAGCATGACCTACGTGCCGGGCAAACTGTTTTCAGTCAATACCACCACGGCGGAAAATGTGCGCAGCCTGTTTGCCCGCAACGAGCGCGCGATATGCGTGTTTGATACGGAGTTCGGGCCCATGGCCATGATTCTGGTCGGCGCCATGATCGTCGCCGGGATTGAAACCGTGTGGGATGGACAGATCGCCCCACCGCCGCGCCAGATCACAACACGCAATTATCCGCAGGACGCACCGACGCTGAAAAAAGGTGAGGAAATGGGCCGTTTCAAACTCGGCTCCACGGTCATACTGCTGTTTGGCAAGGATAAAATCGACTGGCTGGACAAGTTTGAAGCCCTGACCCCCACACGCCTGGGTGAGGCACTGGCCGAGCGGGATTAA
- the epmA gene encoding EF-P lysine aminoacylase EpmA: MRDWRPTATLAALGRRAELLMAVRQFFAARGVMEVETPLLASAPVTDPNIDAIAATDPLSGDHPLYLQTSPEFAMKRLLAAGSGPIYQLCKAFRRGERGGRHNPEFSMLEWYRPDMPLPALMDEVVALINTLIGEHPRRDVSYRQAFIEHAGLDPFTASVDALRDCAAGHLELNFDSDDRDMWLQLLMSTVVEAAFDPEELTLVYDFPASQAALAKVENGRDGLALACRFEAFSGGLELANGYDELRDASELLRRIRRDHEQRKTAGQELPPIDRYLLAAMNAGLPPCSGVAMGFDRLVMLSLGAERIDEVIAFPLERV; the protein is encoded by the coding sequence TTGCGCGACTGGCGTCCCACTGCAACGCTGGCTGCGCTGGGGCGCCGTGCCGAACTGCTGATGGCGGTTCGGCAGTTCTTTGCGGCACGCGGGGTGATGGAGGTGGAAACACCGCTGTTGGCCTCCGCGCCGGTCACTGATCCGAATATTGACGCTATTGCGGCGACCGATCCCCTGTCGGGCGATCATCCTCTCTACCTGCAAACCTCTCCTGAATTTGCCATGAAACGCCTGCTGGCCGCCGGTAGCGGGCCGATCTATCAGCTTTGCAAAGCGTTCCGTCGCGGTGAGCGGGGGGGGCGTCACAACCCTGAATTCTCCATGCTTGAATGGTACCGGCCGGATATGCCGCTGCCAGCTTTGATGGATGAGGTCGTCGCGCTCATCAACACCCTGATCGGTGAGCATCCACGCCGGGATGTGAGTTATCGGCAGGCATTTATCGAACATGCGGGGCTGGACCCGTTTACCGCCTCGGTGGATGCCTTGCGCGATTGCGCGGCCGGACATCTGGAGCTGAACTTCGACAGCGATGATCGGGACATGTGGTTACAACTGTTGATGTCCACGGTTGTGGAAGCGGCATTCGACCCTGAAGAACTCACTCTCGTCTACGACTTTCCCGCCTCACAGGCGGCGCTGGCAAAGGTGGAAAATGGCCGCGATGGGCTGGCGCTTGCGTGCCGCTTTGAGGCTTTCAGTGGCGGACTGGAACTGGCAAATGGCTACGATGAACTGCGCGATGCCAGTGAGCTGCTGCGCAGAATCCGCCGCGATCACGAGCAGCGCAAAACGGCCGGGCAGGAGCTGCCGCCGATCGATCGCTATTTACTGGCGGCGATGAATGCCGGTCTGCCGCCCTGTAGCGGTGTGGCGATGGGCTTTGACCGCTTGGTGATGCTCAGCCTTGGGGCTGAGCGTATTGATGAGGTGATTGCCTTTCCGTTGGAGCGGGTTTAA
- the efp gene encoding elongation factor P, with product MAVYSTNEFRSGLKVMLDGEPCSILDNEFVKPGKGQAFNRVKMRNLNTGRVWERTFKSGESLEGADVMDHEMEYLYNDGEFYHFMDPNNFEQVQADAKAVGDASQWLKEQDLCTVTLYNGAPLSVTPPNFVELEIVETDPGLKGDTAQGGTKPAHLSTGAVVKVPLFISQGEVVRVDTRSGEYVSRVKS from the coding sequence ATGGCTGTCTATTCTACCAACGAATTTCGTTCGGGATTGAAAGTGATGCTCGATGGTGAGCCCTGCTCAATTCTGGATAATGAATTTGTAAAGCCCGGCAAGGGCCAAGCCTTCAACCGCGTGAAGATGCGCAACCTCAACACCGGCCGTGTTTGGGAGCGGACCTTCAAATCCGGTGAATCGCTGGAAGGTGCCGATGTGATGGATCATGAAATGGAATACCTCTACAACGACGGGGAATTCTATCACTTCATGGACCCCAATAATTTCGAGCAGGTTCAGGCCGATGCCAAAGCCGTAGGCGATGCCTCACAGTGGCTGAAAGAGCAGGATCTGTGCACCGTGACCCTTTACAACGGCGCCCCGCTGTCGGTTACTCCGCCCAACTTTGTCGAGCTGGAAATTGTGGAAACTGACCCCGGCCTGAAAGGTGATACCGCCCAGGGTGGTACCAAGCCTGCGCACCTGAGCACGGGCGCTGTGGTCAAAGTGCCCTTGTTCATCAGTCAGGGCGAAGTCGTTCGTGTTGACACCCGCAGTGGTGAATACGTTAGCCGGGTGAAAAGCTAA
- the epmB gene encoding EF-P beta-lysylation protein EpmB: MIPLNAPYWQTADWQEQYRSMIRDPQQLFERLQLNPEERPDLSAALRSFPLRVTEAFVAKMQVGDWEDPLLLQILPQQAEVDVTPGYSDDPLDEASANPIPGLIHKYHGRVLLITSPACAVHCRYCFRRNFPYNDNRPSLADWQQAIDYIASHPEISEVILSGGDPLSLPDDYLAILRDRLAAIDHVTTLRLHTRMPLVLPARITETLLDSLEHPRLQTVIVIHSNHANELDSHSEAALLALKHRGFTLLNQSVLLRGINDSADTLSALSRRLFACGVLPYYLHVLDKVNGASHFERSDEEAVALAEAMLARLPGYLVPKLVREEPGALSKRPLAL, encoded by the coding sequence ATGATACCTCTTAACGCGCCATATTGGCAGACTGCAGATTGGCAGGAACAGTACCGCTCAATGATTCGCGACCCGCAGCAACTGTTCGAGCGTTTGCAGCTAAACCCGGAGGAGCGCCCGGACCTCAGTGCGGCGCTGCGAAGCTTTCCCCTGCGCGTGACCGAGGCCTTCGTCGCCAAGATGCAAGTCGGCGACTGGGAAGACCCCCTGTTGCTGCAGATATTGCCACAGCAGGCCGAGGTCGACGTCACACCCGGCTACAGCGACGACCCCCTCGACGAGGCCAGCGCCAACCCCATACCCGGGCTGATCCACAAATACCACGGGCGGGTGCTGCTGATTACCAGCCCGGCCTGCGCGGTTCACTGTCGCTATTGCTTCCGGCGCAATTTTCCCTACAACGACAACCGGCCCAGTCTGGCAGACTGGCAACAGGCCATCGACTATATTGCCAGTCACCCGGAAATCAGCGAAGTCATCCTCAGTGGCGGTGACCCACTGTCACTGCCCGATGACTATCTGGCCATTCTGCGCGACCGACTGGCCGCCATCGACCACGTCACCACCCTGCGCCTGCACACCCGCATGCCGCTGGTGTTACCGGCGAGGATTACCGAGACGCTACTGGACAGTCTCGAGCACCCAAGGCTGCAGACGGTCATAGTGATCCACAGCAATCACGCCAATGAACTGGATAGCCACAGCGAAGCCGCCCTCCTCGCCTTGAAGCACCGGGGGTTTACACTTCTCAACCAAAGCGTGTTATTGCGCGGCATCAATGATTCCGCCGACACGCTATCTGCGCTGAGTCGACGTCTATTCGCCTGTGGAGTGCTACCCTACTATTTACATGTCTTGGACAAAGTGAACGGCGCCAGTCATTTTGAGCGCAGCGACGAGGAAGCCGTCGCGCTCGCCGAAGCGATGCTTGCCCGACTACCGGGCTATCTGGTGCCCAAACTGGTTCGGGAAGAACCCGGGGCTCTAAGCAAACGCCCACTTGCGCTATGA